One genomic window of Kaistia geumhonensis includes the following:
- the uxaC gene encoding glucuronate isomerase, protein MLLHEDRLFPADPATRAVARRLYGEVRDLPIVSPHGHTDPAWYAQNEPFPDPAKLFVVPDHYVFRMLYSQGVALEDLGVPTVDGTAVETDPRAIWRRFAAHYHLFRGTPTRMWLDHAFATLFDIEERLTAANADALYDRIAGRLAEPAYRPRALFERFNIEVIATTESPLDDLRHHNAIRESGWTGRVVTAYRPDPVVDPDFAGFRDNIEALGALAGTDVSTFAGYLEAHRVRRAFFKAHGATSTDHGHPTAATADLSPVEAEALYHRVRGGQVSASDAELFRAQMLTEMAAMSLDDGLVIQIHPGSFRNHNARLMTRFGRDKGADVPTATNYVAALKPLLDRFGNERALTIILFTLDETAYSRELAPLAGHYPALRLGPAWWFYDSPEGMRRYRELVTETAGFYNTVGFNDDTRAFPSIPARHDVARRVDCGYLAELVVTHRLDEDEAAEVAHDLAYRLAKEAYRL, encoded by the coding sequence ATGCTGCTTCACGAAGACCGCCTCTTCCCCGCCGATCCGGCGACCCGCGCCGTGGCGCGCCGCCTTTACGGCGAGGTGCGAGACCTGCCGATCGTCTCGCCGCATGGCCACACCGACCCCGCCTGGTATGCGCAGAACGAGCCGTTTCCAGACCCGGCGAAGCTCTTCGTCGTGCCCGATCACTATGTCTTCCGCATGCTCTACAGCCAGGGCGTCGCGCTCGAGGATCTCGGCGTGCCGACCGTGGACGGAACGGCGGTCGAGACCGATCCGCGCGCCATCTGGCGGCGTTTCGCCGCGCATTACCACCTCTTCCGCGGCACGCCGACGCGGATGTGGCTCGACCATGCCTTCGCGACCTTGTTCGATATTGAGGAGCGGCTCACGGCGGCGAATGCCGACGCGCTCTATGACCGGATCGCCGGGCGTCTCGCCGAGCCGGCCTACCGGCCGCGCGCGCTGTTCGAGCGTTTCAACATCGAGGTGATCGCCACGACGGAAAGCCCGCTCGACGATCTCCGCCACCACAACGCGATCCGCGAGTCGGGCTGGACCGGCCGCGTCGTGACCGCCTACCGGCCGGATCCGGTCGTCGATCCCGATTTCGCGGGCTTCAGGGACAATATCGAGGCGCTCGGCGCGCTCGCCGGAACCGATGTCTCGACCTTCGCCGGCTATCTCGAGGCGCATCGCGTCCGCCGCGCCTTCTTCAAGGCGCATGGCGCCACCTCGACCGATCATGGCCACCCGACCGCGGCGACGGCCGATCTCTCGCCGGTCGAGGCCGAGGCGCTCTATCACCGGGTGCGCGGCGGCCAGGTCTCGGCCTCCGACGCCGAGCTTTTCCGCGCCCAGATGCTGACCGAGATGGCGGCGATGAGCCTCGACGATGGGCTCGTGATCCAGATCCATCCCGGCTCGTTCCGCAACCACAATGCGCGCCTGATGACGCGTTTCGGCCGCGACAAGGGCGCCGATGTCCCGACGGCCACGAACTATGTCGCGGCGCTGAAGCCGCTGCTCGATCGCTTCGGCAACGAGCGGGCGCTCACCATCATCCTGTTTACGCTCGACGAGACCGCTTATTCGCGCGAACTGGCGCCGCTCGCCGGCCATTATCCGGCCCTGCGGCTCGGCCCGGCCTGGTGGTTCTACGATTCCCCCGAGGGCATGCGCCGCTACCGGGAACTCGTGACCGAGACGGCCGGCTTCTACAACACGGTCGGCTTCAACGACGATACGCGCGCCTTCCCCTCGATTCCGGCCCGCCACGATGTCGCGCGCCGGGTCGATTGCGGCTATCTCGCCGAACTCGTCGTCACGCATCGCCTCGACGAGGACGAGGCGGCGGAGGTCGCTCATGACCTCGCCTACCGCCTCGCCAAGGAAGCCTATCGCCTTTGA
- a CDS encoding histidine-type phosphatase yields the protein MIALLAGWGGALPAMADPVPVRPEPGWTIDGTVLLSRHGMRGSTIPVRCGPETKGCLATDSKDPWPTLDVAAGHLTTAGYTRSVTMGTYYRRLYAAAGLLPPEGCITPSTLEFTSDAVERTVMTAGAIMDGMAPGCGLMDISIRQGLYRGASCGFEKAEAEKASQAFVGGSWQAVAEGKMARSLDVLSRTLGELPAGTCEKSGLPAGCHLSDLCATPAEAGPLAIAGGSSELFAMQYGGGLPADEIGWGRLAEAAGEPLGQAVTTATATHALYDSATWMPLYQATRLGSQTLNLVNEQLGEIAAGKGALFRFLSSHDDFILNVGGMLGLSWNLDSYNPYQIPPGGSVAFELWRNPEGARFVRLVYRAQTLDQLRENTALDVDHPPAAQVMVPAKCAGAVAGACPLDQFSALVSAAIEPACVAKP from the coding sequence GTGATCGCTCTCCTTGCCGGATGGGGCGGCGCCCTGCCGGCGATGGCAGATCCGGTTCCGGTCAGGCCAGAGCCGGGATGGACGATCGATGGCACCGTGCTCCTCAGCCGCCACGGCATGCGCGGCTCGACGATTCCGGTGCGCTGCGGCCCGGAAACGAAGGGATGCCTCGCGACCGACTCGAAGGACCCATGGCCCACTCTCGACGTTGCTGCGGGTCATCTGACCACGGCCGGCTACACGCGGTCGGTGACGATGGGCACATATTATCGCCGGCTCTACGCCGCGGCGGGCCTGCTGCCGCCGGAGGGCTGCATCACCCCCTCTACCCTTGAATTTACATCCGACGCCGTAGAACGGACGGTCATGACGGCCGGGGCCATCATGGACGGCATGGCGCCGGGCTGCGGCCTCATGGATATTTCCATCAGACAAGGTCTCTACCGGGGGGCTTCCTGCGGCTTCGAGAAGGCCGAGGCGGAGAAGGCCTCGCAGGCGTTCGTCGGCGGCTCCTGGCAGGCTGTGGCCGAGGGCAAGATGGCGCGGTCGCTCGACGTGCTGAGCCGGACCCTCGGCGAGTTGCCCGCAGGGACGTGCGAGAAGTCCGGCCTGCCGGCCGGATGCCATCTTTCGGACCTCTGCGCGACGCCGGCGGAAGCCGGCCCTCTCGCGATAGCCGGAGGCTCGTCCGAGCTGTTCGCGATGCAGTATGGCGGCGGGTTGCCCGCCGATGAAATCGGTTGGGGACGGCTGGCAGAGGCGGCCGGTGAGCCGCTCGGCCAGGCCGTGACCACCGCCACAGCGACCCATGCGCTCTATGACAGCGCCACCTGGATGCCGCTCTATCAGGCGACCAGGCTCGGCTCGCAGACGCTGAACCTTGTCAATGAGCAGCTGGGCGAGATTGCCGCTGGCAAGGGCGCGCTCTTTCGCTTCCTCTCCAGCCACGACGACTTCATCCTCAATGTCGGCGGGATGTTGGGCCTCTCCTGGAACCTCGACAGCTACAATCCCTATCAGATACCGCCCGGCGGCTCGGTCGCCTTCGAGCTGTGGCGAAACCCGGAAGGCGCCCGCTTCGTGCGCCTCGTCTACCGGGCGCAGACGCTCGACCAGCTTCGCGAGAACACCGCGCTCGACGTCGACCACCCGCCGGCCGCGCAGGTGATGGTCCCTGCGAAATGCGCGGGCGCGGTCGCCGGCGCCTGCCCTCTCGATCAGTTCTCGGCGCTGGTCTCGGCGGCGATCGAGCCGGCCTGCGTGGCGAAGCCCTGA
- a CDS encoding NADH-ubiquinone oxidoreductase-F iron-sulfur binding region domain-containing protein — MTARIFVPADAAAIAVGADDVAGALAAAAARIGRAVEIVRTGSRGLFFLEPLVEVETAAGRVGFGPVAAGDVGSLVAEGLFEGAGARSLGLVKDIPFLKAQTRFTFSRCGVVDPASLEDYRAHGGGLGLAKAAAMAPAEIVAAVSASGLRGRGGAGFPTGIKWKTVLDAPGARKFVVANADEGDSGTFADRMLMEGDPFVIIEGMAIAGLATGATRGYLYIRSEYPHAIARMEAAVETARRAGWLGAAIAGTTRAFDVEIRVGAGAYVCGEETALIESIEGNRGEVRAKPPLPALKGLFGAPTVVNNLLSLAAVPFILAEGPEAYAAVGFGRSRGTMPVQIAGNVKRGGLFEVAFGITLGELVNGFGGGTATGRPVKAVQVGGPLGAYFPPALFDTPFDYEAFAARDGLIGHGGIVVFDDTVAMDAMARFAFEFCALESCGKCTPCRIGSTRGRETIDAIIAGRDVEKNAALVEELCDIMKFGSLCALGGFTPYPVMSALRHFPGDFGLPEKVAAARETAA; from the coding sequence ATGACCGCTCGGATTTTCGTTCCCGCCGATGCCGCGGCGATCGCCGTCGGCGCCGATGACGTCGCCGGCGCGCTCGCCGCCGCGGCGGCGCGGATCGGCCGCGCGGTCGAGATTGTGCGGACGGGATCGCGCGGGCTCTTCTTCCTGGAGCCGCTGGTCGAGGTCGAGACGGCGGCTGGACGTGTCGGCTTCGGCCCGGTCGCGGCCGGCGATGTCGGAAGCCTCGTCGCGGAGGGCCTCTTCGAGGGGGCCGGCGCGCGGTCGCTCGGCCTCGTCAAGGATATCCCCTTCCTGAAGGCGCAGACACGCTTCACCTTTTCCCGCTGCGGCGTCGTCGATCCGGCCTCGCTGGAGGATTACCGCGCGCATGGCGGCGGGCTCGGCCTTGCAAAGGCGGCGGCCATGGCGCCGGCGGAGATCGTCGCCGCCGTCAGCGCCTCCGGGCTCAGGGGCCGCGGCGGCGCCGGCTTCCCGACCGGCATCAAGTGGAAGACCGTGCTGGACGCCCCCGGTGCGCGCAAATTCGTCGTCGCCAATGCCGACGAGGGCGACAGCGGCACCTTCGCCGACCGCATGCTCATGGAGGGCGACCCCTTCGTCATCATCGAGGGCATGGCGATCGCCGGCCTCGCGACGGGGGCAACGCGCGGCTATCTCTATATCCGCTCCGAATATCCGCACGCGATCGCCCGCATGGAAGCGGCGGTCGAGACGGCGCGCCGCGCCGGCTGGCTCGGCGCCGCCATCGCCGGCACGACGCGCGCCTTCGACGTCGAGATCCGGGTCGGCGCCGGGGCCTATGTCTGCGGCGAGGAGACCGCCCTCATCGAATCGATTGAGGGCAATCGGGGCGAGGTGCGCGCCAAGCCGCCGCTGCCGGCCCTGAAGGGCCTCTTCGGCGCGCCGACCGTCGTCAACAACCTGCTCAGCCTTGCGGCCGTCCCCTTCATTCTCGCCGAAGGCCCCGAGGCCTATGCGGCGGTCGGCTTCGGCCGCTCGCGCGGCACCATGCCGGTGCAGATCGCCGGCAATGTGAAGCGCGGCGGCCTGTTCGAGGTCGCCTTCGGCATCACGCTCGGCGAGCTCGTCAACGGGTTCGGCGGCGGCACGGCAACCGGGCGCCCGGTCAAGGCGGTGCAGGTCGGCGGGCCGCTCGGCGCCTATTTCCCGCCTGCCCTGTTCGACACGCCCTTCGACTACGAGGCCTTCGCGGCGCGGGACGGTCTGATCGGCCATGGCGGCATCGTCGTTTTCGACGATACGGTGGCGATGGACGCGATGGCGCGCTTCGCCTTCGAGTTCTGCGCGCTCGAGAGCTGCGGCAAGTGCACGCCCTGCCGCATCGGCTCGACGCGCGGCCGCGAGACGATCGACGCCATCATCGCCGGCCGCGACGTCGAGAAGAACGCCGCGCTCGTCGAGGAGCTTTGCGATATCATGAAGTTCGGTTCGCTCTGCGCGCTGGGCGGCTTCACGCCCTATCCCGTCATGAGCGCGCTGCGCCACTTTCCGGGCGATTTCGGTCTGCCCGAAAAGGTGGCGGCGGCAAGGGAGACTGCAGCATGA
- a CDS encoding formate dehydrogenase subunit gamma, with protein MQETEERTAAIVARFAGVEGATLPILHAVQEAFGHVPRESIPVIAAALNRTRAEIHGVVSFYHDFREEPAGRHIVRVCRAEACRAMGSDRIAGTFETALGVALGETSADGAVTLEPVYCLGLCATAPSAMIDGKPVGRLDEAAAARLAREIGR; from the coding sequence ATGCAGGAGACCGAGGAGCGGACGGCGGCGATCGTCGCGCGCTTTGCCGGCGTCGAGGGGGCGACGCTGCCGATCCTGCATGCCGTGCAGGAAGCTTTCGGCCATGTCCCGCGCGAATCGATCCCCGTCATCGCGGCGGCGCTGAACCGCACGCGAGCCGAGATCCACGGCGTCGTCAGCTTCTATCATGATTTCCGCGAAGAGCCGGCCGGCCGCCACATCGTCCGCGTCTGCCGCGCCGAGGCCTGCCGCGCCATGGGCTCCGACCGCATCGCCGGCACCTTCGAGACGGCCCTCGGCGTCGCGCTCGGAGAAACCTCCGCCGACGGCGCCGTGACGCTGGAGCCGGTCTATTGCCTCGGCCTCTGCGCCACGGCGCCGAGCGCCATGATCGACGGCAAGCCGGTCGGGCGCCTCGACGAGGCCGCGGCGGCACGGCTGGCGCGGGAGATTGGCCGATGA
- a CDS encoding phosphotransferase-like protein, whose translation MTAASRPGRILVLNGAPRSGKSTLVALVREKLPGRWINLGVDMHMERMLPPQLLPGIGLRPGGERPDLEPLLPPLYGALYESIAAHSRAGFDVVVDIAHHDAYSRPLGILPDCARRLAGLPVLFVGLRCALPEIMARRNASDPARGYATATAEVPVPPPVLKWQEAVHAHGHYDLELDTGALAPEACLAAIAAALAHPPARPTAFERLAAV comes from the coding sequence ATGACAGCCGCCTCCCGGCCGGGCCGCATCCTCGTCCTCAACGGGGCGCCGCGCTCGGGGAAGTCGACGCTCGTCGCCCTCGTGCGCGAGAAGTTGCCTGGCCGCTGGATCAATCTCGGCGTCGACATGCATATGGAGCGCATGCTGCCGCCGCAGCTCCTGCCCGGCATCGGCCTCAGGCCGGGCGGCGAGCGGCCCGATCTCGAGCCCCTGCTGCCCCCGCTCTATGGCGCGCTCTACGAGTCGATCGCGGCGCACAGCCGCGCCGGCTTCGATGTCGTGGTCGACATCGCCCACCACGACGCCTATTCGCGCCCGCTCGGCATCCTGCCGGACTGCGCGCGCCGTCTCGCCGGCCTGCCGGTCCTCTTCGTCGGCCTGCGCTGCGCATTGCCCGAGATCATGGCGCGTCGCAACGCCTCCGATCCGGCGCGGGGCTACGCGACCGCCACCGCCGAGGTGCCCGTCCCGCCACCGGTGCTCAAATGGCAGGAGGCGGTGCACGCCCACGGCCATTACGACCTCGAACTCGACACCGGCGCCCTCGCGCCCGAAGCCTGCCTCGCGGCCATCGCCGCGGCGCTCGCCCATCCGCCGGCCCGCCCCACCGCCTTCGAGCGTCTGGCGGCGGTCTGA
- a CDS encoding DUF937 domain-containing protein: MKTFFDMMREAQQSAFGAMMQKEFGLSAEQQAKAVEAMMPAFWLGLRKNAADPFGVAAFWQSVGTGPYRSYFDNPFAAMTPKAMDDGNNVLEKLFGSPEIARAVSLQVEAATGLAQDVVRRMMPVVANMMMGGLQRQSELAANPFLRFMQDFGQPPREKPQAKTPDLPFVAMMNAFLGKPAEAEKQPEPEAGGPMTNEEVIDRLFDANRSMQDAYWKSMQRIFDQFAPEKKG, from the coding sequence ATGAAAACCTTCTTCGACATGATGCGGGAAGCCCAGCAGAGCGCTTTCGGCGCCATGATGCAGAAGGAATTCGGCCTCTCGGCCGAGCAGCAGGCCAAGGCCGTCGAGGCGATGATGCCCGCCTTCTGGCTCGGCCTGCGCAAGAACGCCGCCGATCCCTTCGGCGTCGCCGCCTTCTGGCAGTCGGTCGGCACCGGTCCCTATCGCAGCTATTTCGACAATCCCTTCGCCGCGATGACGCCGAAGGCGATGGACGACGGCAACAACGTCCTCGAGAAGCTGTTCGGCTCGCCCGAGATCGCCCGGGCCGTGTCGCTGCAGGTCGAGGCGGCGACGGGCCTCGCGCAGGATGTCGTGCGGCGCATGATGCCGGTGGTCGCCAACATGATGATGGGCGGGTTGCAGCGGCAGAGCGAGCTCGCGGCCAATCCCTTCCTGCGCTTCATGCAGGACTTCGGCCAGCCCCCGCGCGAGAAGCCGCAGGCGAAGACGCCCGACCTTCCCTTCGTCGCGATGATGAACGCCTTTCTCGGCAAGCCGGCGGAGGCCGAGAAACAGCCGGAGCCCGAGGCCGGCGGTCCGATGACCAACGAGGAGGTGATCGACCGCCTGTTCGACGCCAATCGCAGCATGCAGGATGCGTATTGGAAGTCGATGCAGCGGATCTTCGATCAGTTTGCGCCGGAGAAGAAGGGCTGA
- the fdhF gene encoding formate dehydrogenase subunit alpha, with translation MTLIREIDYGTPASRSEASVTLTIDGSRVTVPAGTSVMRAAAEMGTAIPKLCATDRVDAFGSCRLCLVEVDGMRGTPASCTTLVAEGMVVRTETDRLRKLRRGVMELYISDHPLDCLTCAANGDCELQSQAGAVGLREVRYEAGANHVAKTDNPLFLGKDVSNPYFDYDPAKCIVCSRCVRACEEVQGTFALTIEGRGFDSRVSPGMHESFLGSECVSCGACVSACPTATLIEKSVVEKGQPEHSLVTTCAYCGVGCSFKAEMRGEELIRMEPYKDGKANHGHSCVKGRFAYGYAHHRDRILKPMLREKITDPWREVSWDEAFAHVATKFRAIQARYGKDAIGGITSSRCTNEETYLVQKLVRAGFGNNNVDTCARVCHSPTGYGLKAAFGTSAGTQDFDSVEHADVVLVIGANPTDGHPVFASRLKKRLRAGARLIVIDPRRIDLVRTPHVEAAHHLALRPGTNVAVLDAIAHVIVTEGLYDEAFVRERCEWSAFEHWASFVAEPRNSPEAVEAVSGVPAAEIRAAARLYATGGNAAIYYGLGVTEHSQGTTTVMAIANLAMATGNLGRPGVGVNPLRGQNNVQGSCDMGSFPHELPGYRHISDDATRQTFEKLWGVSLDNEPGLRIPNMLDAAVDGSFRGIYIQGEDIVQSDPDTHHVTAGLAAMDCVVVHDLFLNETANYAHVFLPGSTFLEKDGTFTNAERRINRVRRVMSPLNGYADWEVTQRLAQAMGLAWHYTHPSEIMDEIAAATPSFAGVSYRRLEDVGSVQWPCNEAAPEGTPVMHIGHFARGLGQFMITEYVPTEERTGPRFPLLLTTGRILSQYNVGAQTRRTANVVWHEEDLLEIHPNDAENRGIRDGDFVRLASRAGETTLRARITDRVAPGVVYTTFHHPATQANVVTTDFSDWATNCPEYKVTAVQVSPSNGPSAWQEDYARLSEESRRILPADAAE, from the coding sequence ATGACCCTCATCCGCGAGATCGACTACGGCACCCCCGCCTCGCGCAGCGAGGCCAGCGTGACGCTCACGATCGACGGCAGCCGCGTCACCGTCCCCGCCGGCACCTCGGTCATGCGCGCCGCCGCCGAAATGGGCACGGCGATCCCCAAGCTCTGCGCCACCGACCGCGTCGATGCCTTCGGCTCCTGCCGGCTCTGCCTCGTCGAGGTCGACGGGATGCGCGGCACGCCGGCCTCCTGCACCACCCTCGTCGCCGAGGGCATGGTCGTCCGCACCGAGACCGACCGGCTGCGCAAGCTCCGGCGCGGCGTGATGGAGCTCTACATCTCCGATCACCCGCTCGACTGCCTGACCTGCGCGGCCAATGGCGACTGCGAATTGCAGAGCCAGGCCGGCGCGGTGGGCCTTCGCGAGGTCCGCTACGAGGCCGGCGCCAACCATGTCGCCAAGACCGACAATCCGCTCTTCCTCGGCAAGGACGTCTCGAACCCCTATTTCGACTACGACCCGGCCAAGTGCATCGTCTGCTCGCGCTGCGTCAGGGCCTGCGAGGAGGTCCAGGGCACCTTCGCGCTGACGATCGAGGGGCGCGGCTTCGACAGCCGAGTCTCGCCGGGCATGCATGAGAGCTTCCTCGGCTCCGAATGCGTCTCCTGCGGCGCCTGCGTCTCCGCCTGCCCGACCGCGACGCTGATCGAGAAGAGCGTCGTCGAGAAGGGCCAGCCCGAGCATTCGCTGGTGACCACCTGCGCCTATTGCGGCGTCGGATGCTCGTTCAAGGCCGAGATGCGGGGCGAGGAACTCATCCGCATGGAGCCCTACAAGGACGGCAAGGCCAATCACGGCCATTCCTGCGTCAAGGGCCGCTTCGCCTACGGCTATGCGCATCACCGCGACCGCATCCTGAAGCCGATGCTGCGCGAGAAGATCACCGATCCCTGGCGCGAGGTGTCGTGGGACGAGGCTTTCGCCCATGTCGCGACGAAGTTCCGCGCCATCCAGGCGCGCTACGGCAAGGACGCGATCGGCGGCATCACCTCCTCGCGCTGCACCAACGAGGAGACCTATCTGGTTCAGAAGCTGGTGCGCGCCGGCTTCGGCAACAACAATGTCGACACCTGCGCCCGCGTCTGCCATTCGCCGACCGGCTACGGCCTCAAGGCGGCCTTCGGCACCTCGGCCGGCACGCAGGACTTCGACAGCGTCGAGCATGCCGATGTCGTGCTGGTGATCGGCGCCAACCCGACCGACGGCCATCCGGTCTTCGCCTCGCGCCTCAAGAAGCGGCTTCGCGCCGGCGCGAGGCTCATCGTCATCGATCCGCGGCGCATCGACCTCGTGCGCACGCCGCATGTCGAGGCGGCCCATCATCTGGCGCTGCGCCCCGGCACCAATGTCGCCGTGCTCGACGCCATCGCGCATGTGATCGTCACCGAGGGGCTCTATGACGAGGCCTTCGTGCGCGAGCGCTGCGAATGGAGCGCCTTCGAGCATTGGGCGTCCTTCGTCGCCGAGCCGCGCAACAGCCCCGAGGCGGTCGAGGCGGTCTCGGGCGTTCCCGCCGCCGAGATCCGCGCCGCCGCGCGTCTCTATGCGACCGGCGGCAATGCCGCGATCTATTACGGCCTCGGCGTCACCGAGCACAGCCAGGGCACGACCACGGTCATGGCGATCGCCAATCTCGCCATGGCGACCGGCAATCTCGGCCGCCCCGGCGTCGGCGTGAACCCGCTGCGCGGCCAGAACAACGTGCAGGGCTCCTGCGACATGGGCTCGTTCCCGCACGAGCTTCCCGGCTACCGCCACATCTCGGACGACGCCACGCGGCAGACCTTCGAGAAGCTGTGGGGCGTCTCGCTCGACAACGAGCCGGGCCTGCGCATCCCCAACATGCTCGACGCGGCGGTCGACGGGTCCTTCCGCGGCATCTACATCCAGGGCGAGGACATCGTGCAGTCCGATCCGGACACGCATCACGTCACGGCCGGGCTCGCCGCGATGGACTGCGTCGTCGTGCACGATCTCTTCCTGAACGAGACCGCGAACTACGCGCATGTCTTCCTGCCGGGCTCCACCTTCCTGGAGAAGGACGGCACCTTCACCAATGCCGAGCGGCGCATCAACCGCGTGCGGCGCGTCATGAGCCCGCTGAACGGCTATGCCGACTGGGAAGTGACGCAGCGGCTGGCGCAGGCCATGGGTCTCGCCTGGCACTATACGCATCCCTCCGAGATCATGGACGAGATCGCCGCCGCGACGCCGAGCTTCGCCGGCGTCTCCTACCGGCGTCTCGAGGACGTCGGCTCGGTGCAGTGGCCATGCAACGAGGCGGCGCCCGAGGGCACGCCGGTCATGCATATCGGCCATTTCGCGCGCGGGCTCGGCCAGTTCATGATCACCGAATATGTGCCGACCGAGGAACGGACGGGGCCGCGCTTCCCGCTCCTGCTCACCACCGGCCGCATCCTCTCGCAATACAATGTCGGCGCGCAGACGCGGCGAACGGCCAATGTCGTCTGGCACGAGGAGGACCTGCTCGAGATCCATCCGAACGACGCAGAGAACCGCGGCATCCGCGACGGCGACTTCGTCCGTCTCGCCAGCCGCGCCGGCGAGACGACGCTGCGCGCCAGGATCACCGACCGCGTCGCGCCGGGCGTGGTCTACACGACGTTCCACCATCCGGCGACGCAGGCGAATGTCGTGACCACCGACTTCTCCGACTGGGCGACCAACTGCCCGGAATACAAGGTCACGGCCGTGCAGGTCTCGCCCTCGAACGGCCCGAGCGCCTGGCAGGAGGACTATGCCCGCCTCTCCGAGGAGAGCCGGCGCATTCTCCCCGCCGACGCGGCCGAATAG
- a CDS encoding LysR substrate-binding domain-containing protein yields the protein MAMMLDLDQLRTFIAICDTGSFTRAAEVVHKTQSAVSMQMRRLEERIGKPIFGRDGRSAKLTEDGERLLGYARRLIRLSDETVAAFDDDELSGRVRLGTPDDYADRFLPEILARFSRSNPRVEVTVVCEPTVQLVECVRNGSLDLAIVTNHELTPTAEVVRQEPLLWVVSNHHRIEEEDVLPLALGRDTCCWRKSAQEALNGTGRRFRLLYASNNSTALAAAVLAGLAISVFPESALRPGMRVLGEAEGFPRLAPCQIALLRAANRPSTATIDALAEHIISSLDNLSMRIAAE from the coding sequence ATGGCCATGATGCTGGATCTCGATCAGCTGCGCACCTTCATCGCCATCTGCGATACGGGCAGCTTCACCCGCGCCGCCGAGGTGGTGCACAAGACCCAGTCGGCCGTGTCGATGCAGATGCGGCGGCTCGAGGAGCGGATCGGCAAGCCGATCTTCGGCCGCGACGGCCGCAGCGCCAAGCTGACGGAGGACGGCGAGCGGCTGCTCGGCTATGCGCGGCGGCTGATCCGCCTTTCGGACGAGACCGTCGCGGCCTTCGACGACGACGAGCTCTCCGGCCGCGTCCGCCTCGGCACGCCCGATGATTATGCCGATCGCTTCCTGCCCGAGATTCTCGCCCGCTTCTCGCGCTCCAATCCGCGCGTCGAGGTCACGGTGGTCTGCGAGCCGACGGTGCAGCTCGTCGAATGCGTGCGCAATGGCTCGCTCGATCTCGCCATCGTCACCAATCACGAACTGACGCCGACGGCCGAGGTGGTGCGCCAGGAGCCGCTGCTCTGGGTGGTTTCCAACCATCACCGCATCGAGGAAGAGGACGTGCTGCCGCTGGCGCTCGGCCGCGACACCTGCTGCTGGCGAAAGTCGGCGCAGGAAGCGCTGAACGGCACCGGCCGCCGCTTCCGCCTGCTCTATGCGAGCAACAATTCGACCGCGCTCGCCGCTGCCGTGCTGGCGGGCCTCGCGATCTCCGTCTTCCCGGAATCGGCGCTGCGTCCGGGCATGCGCGTCCTCGGCGAGGCCGAGGGCTTCCCCCGCCTCGCCCCCTGCCAGATCGCGCTTCTGCGCGCCGCCAACCGGCCCTCGACCGCGACCATCGACGCGCTCGCCGAGCACATCATTTCCTCGCTCGACAATCTCTCGATGCGCATCGCGGCGGAATGA
- a CDS encoding DUF1127 domain-containing protein, with protein sequence MTTFETFTTETRRPTRNRIAAVVVHLAATAVARVRVWHNRRQVARLLGWDDHMLRDIGLTQGDVTSALAVRADEDASVQLSMLSLERRYAAKAQARERLAHGAELRAGGARYRVKR encoded by the coding sequence ATGACGACATTCGAGACGTTCACGACCGAAACCCGGCGGCCGACGCGCAATCGCATCGCAGCCGTGGTGGTCCATCTGGCGGCAACCGCTGTCGCCCGCGTCCGCGTCTGGCACAACCGCCGTCAGGTTGCCCGTCTGCTCGGCTGGGACGACCACATGCTGCGCGATATCGGCCTGACGCAGGGCGACGTGACGAGCGCGCTCGCGGTCCGTGCCGACGAGGATGCCTCGGTGCAGCTTTCGATGCTCTCGCTCGAGCGGCGCTACGCCGCGAAGGCCCAGGCGCGCGAGCGCCTCGCCCATGGCGCCGAGCTTCGCGCCGGCGGCGCCCGCTACCGCGTCAAGCGCTGA